Proteins encoded in a region of the Triticum dicoccoides isolate Atlit2015 ecotype Zavitan chromosome 3A, WEW_v2.0, whole genome shotgun sequence genome:
- the LOC119272846 gene encoding protein FAR1-RELATED SEQUENCE 4-like codes for MTFDTENEVREYYNNYAKAKGFGVTRRSSNNDDNGQLKYLTLSCSRHGKTQSRSRNMLKPNPTTGLGCKAKINITRGPDGKFHLSTVILDHNHTLSPHKSRLFRCNQKLDFHVKRRLELNDRAGIRVNKNFNSFVVEANGHENLTFGEKNARNFLEKTRRLKLGRGDAEAVSDYFVKMQSDNPIFFSVMDLDDESRLRNVFWADARSRAVYDSFHDVVSFDTTYLTNKYDMPFACFVGVNHHGQSVLLGCALLSNEDTETFVWLFQAWLTCIEEEFEVKCSCRHFEFRGILCRHVLYVLTHKKIKEVPP; via the exons ATGACCTTTGATACTGAGAATGAGGTGCGAGAGTACTACAACAACTACGCTAAAGCAAAGGGCTTTGGTGTGACAAGAAGAAGCTCAAACAATGATGATAATGGACAGCTGAAGTATCTTACACTTTCGTGCTCTCGGCATGGTAAGACTCAGTCCAGATCAAGAAATATGTTGAAACCAAATCCAACAACCGGGTTAGGATGTAAAGCTAAAATCAATATTACCCGTGGTCCTGATGGGAAGTTTCATCTTTCAACTGTCATTTTAGATCATAATCATACATTAAGTCCACACAAGTCTCGGTTATTCAGATGCAACCAAAAGTTAGACTTCCATGTGAAGCGAAGGCTTGAGCTGAATGACCGGGCTGGAATTCGAGTAAACAAGAATTTCAATTCTTTTGTTGTGGAAGCAAATGGTCATGAGAACCTAACTTTTGGTGAGAAGAATGCTCGCAATTTTCTAGAGAAAACaagaaggttgaaacttggcagagGTGATGCTGAAGCAGTTAGTGATTATTTTGTCAAGATGCAATCTGACAACCCAATTTTTTTCAGTGTCATGGACCTTGATGATGAATCTCGACTAAGGAATGTCTTTTGGGCTGATGCAAGAAGTAGAGCAGTGTATGACTCTTTTCATGACGTCGTTAGTTTTGACACAACATATTTGACGAACAAATATGATATGCCTTTTGCTTGTTTTGTCGGAGTGAATCATCATGGACAATCAGTTTTGCTTGGATGTGCTCTATTATCAAATGAAGATACTGAAACATTTGTTTGGTTATTTCAAGCATGGCTCACATGTAT TGAGGAAGAGTTTGAAGTTAAGTGTTCATGTCGCCACTTTGAGTTCAGGGGGATTCTCTGTAGGCATGTGTTATATGTGCTCACTCACAAGAAAATCAAGGAGGTTCCTCCATAA
- the LOC119272799 gene encoding uncharacterized WD repeat-containing protein C17D11.16-like yields the protein MISSMSWVPRGAARSAPIQADPPTQEDIDEAMRSIALATEDDGSDAEADADYGEMEVDGADEEENEDVAQAKVAAEALGKTGSGGAVGGVSHGLEELHMEDYDDEDDEPELLSAGGRGDLYYENNEEDPHLIRNSDDDDGDEDDEEIEDMAIKPTDMLIVCAHNEDEFNSLQVSIVEELEDGDLNMYVHHEVPLSDFPLCTAWMDFNFKDAKKEGNFIAVGTMDPAIEIWNLDIVDEVKPHIVLGGLSKNREKVKGEKGKIYKEGSHKSSVLGLAWNAVVRNALASASADKTIKVWDLYTSKCDRTLQHHDDKVQSVAWRSPEVLLSGSFDRSVAMTDMRGDGRSCHKWSVEADVESLACDPHNEHTFVVSLENGTVQAFDTRTASSHSNCGQPMFTLHAHDKAVSSISFTPSTPNLLATGSTDNTVELWDLSNNQPSCVASLNPNLGAIFSVSFSNDSPFLLACGGSKGKLKVWNTLLEPAVANRFGK from the exons ATGATCTCGTCCATGTCTTGGGTGCCCAGGGGCGCCGCCAGGAGCGCCCCAATCCAGGCGGACCCGCCCACGCAGGAGGATATCGACGAGGCCATGAGGAGCATCGCCCTCGCCACAGA GGACGACGGCAGTGACGCCGAAGCCGACGCTGACTATGGCGAGATGGAGGTCGACGGCGCTGATGAGGAGGAGAATGAGGATGTCGCCCAGGCCAAGGTCGCCGCCGAGGCGCTCGGGAAGACCGGCTCGGGAGGCGCCGTCGGCGGTGTCTCCCATGGGCTTGAGGAGCTCCACATGGAGGActacgacgacgaggatgacg AGCCTGAGCTTCTCAGTGCCGGCGGGAGGGGGGATTTGTACTATGAGAACAACGAAGAGGACCCTCATCTCATCAGGAACAGCGAT gatgatgatggtgatgaagacGACGAGGAGATTGAAGACATGGCTATCAAACCTACTGATATGCTGATTGTTTGTGCACACAACGAGGATGAGTTTAACTCTCTTCAG GTTAGTATAGTGGAAGAATTGGAGGACGGGGATCTTAATATGTATGTTCATCATGAGGTCCCTCTCTCAGATTTTCCACTCTGCACGGCTTGGATGGATTTTAACTTTAAGGATGCCAAGAAAGAAG GGAATTTCATTGCTGTTGGAACCATGGATCCTGCAATTGAAATATGGAACTTGGATATT GTTGATGAGGTCAAACCACATATTGTGCTAGGAGGACTTTCAAAAAACAGAGAAAAGGTTAAGGGGGAGAAG GGAAAAATATACAAGGAGGGTAGCCACAAAAGTTCTGTGCTCGGACTTGCATGGAATGCAGTGGTGAG GAACGCTCTAGCTAGTGCAAGTGCAGACAAAACTATTAAAGTTTGGGATTTATATACCAGTAAATGTGATCGCACACTGCAACATCATGATGACAAG GTTCAATCAGTTGCCTGGAGGTCACCTGAAGTTCTTCTCAGTGGATCTTTTGATAGATCAGTTGCCATG ACTGACATGAGAGGTGATGGACGAAGTTGTCATAAATGGTCCGTAGAAGCAGATGTCGAAAGCTTAGCTTGTGATCCACACAATGAACACACGTTTGTG GTTAGTCTTGAAAATGGGACGGTTCAAGCATTTGATACGCGGACAGCTTCATCGCATTCAAATTGCGGCCAGCCCATGTTTACTCTGCACGCACACGACAAGGCTGTTTCTTCAATATCCTTTACCCCATCTACCCCCAAT CTCCTTGCGACAGGTTCAACTGATAACACG GTGGAGCTCTGGGATCTGTCGAACAACCAGCCGTCATGCGTCGCTTCGCTGAATCCAAACCTT GGGGCTATATTTTCGGTATCGTTTTCGAACGACAGCCCCTTCCTGCTAGCATGCGGAGGATCGAAAGGCAAACTGAAG GTCTGGAACACACTGTTGGAACCAGCGGTGGCTAATAGATTCGGCAAGTAG